GGAAGCTTTACATCTTCACAAAATTGATATATCCACTGTTCTATTAATGGTAATTCATCATTATTTACCGCTCGAAAAAGTCCATTCGCATTACACTTCTTCTTTACTCTGTTCAACTCATACACACCTTGCTCCATTGCAACATTCATTTTCTTATTTTCTAATACCGCAATCTCTTCCGCTAATTTCTGTACAATTTTCTTATTACCGATCAATCCAGGAATATCCGGATATACTTTCGTTAACTCTTTTGCAAGTTCCTCAATAGCTACTCCCGAAATTTCAGAAGTTGCAACAATGATTTGTTTCTTCTCTTCTGTTTGCAGAAATACAACCGCAATGTCTTCTCCTTGTTTCGCTATCCCCATAAATATCGGTCCTTGAACCATTTGTAATACACCTAATATGAGATTGTTTTCCTGCTCATTCTTTTCTAGAAATGGTGTAACATCTTCTTTAAAATGAAAAATCTCTTCATATACATGTAATTGAATCATCGACAATCTCTTCTCTCTATTTATATTTTAATTAAGTATTGGCGATTAATTCATTAAATCCCTCTTTTACGATTCAATAATATTCAAAGCTAATGTATTCAAGGCATTTTCAGCTTGTAAAATTCTCTGTTTTTCCTTTTCAAATACATCTTCTTCTTTTCGAAAGGACTCTTTTCGATTTTTAATCATACGCTTCATTTCTTTTTTACTCGGTCCACCGTATACATTTCTTTTTTGAATAAAAGCTTCTGGCGATATAATTTCTTTCCACTCTTTTTCTAATACATTTATTTTAAAATGTTCTTGCAAATACATATTTACATCTTTGAAGTGTAATTCATGTAGTTCTTTTTTCTGCTCCAATGACATATTTGCAATAGCACTTGCTGCATGATGAGCATGCCGAAATGGAATTTCATAATTTTTCGTTAAAACATCAGCGAAATCCGTTATCGTTATTGCATGTTTATAGGAACGACTTTTTAACGTTTCTTCTTCTACTTTCATCGTTAGGATCACTGCATTCATCATACAAAAAACACGAATCGCCTTTTCAATCCCTTTATATAAATATGGCTGCAAGTCATCTTCCGTATCGACAATATCACCAAATGGTGTATTATGAATCATTTGAAATACTGTAAATGCTTCTCCTAAAGCACTACTCGTAATTGCACGAGCGTGTTCAATTGAAACCGGATTTCGTTTTTGCGGCATAATACTACTAATTTGTACATATGGCTTTGCAACAGTAATACCGTCATATTCTTTCGTTGCTAACAACAAAAAGTCATGAATCCATCTACTCGTATTCGTCATCATTACCATAAGTAGCGAGCTAACTTCTAATAAATAATCCGCTCCGGCAACAGCATCATATGAGTTCTCAATTACAGTTGTAAATCCAAGTAGATGAGCAACTCGTTCTCGTTTAATCGGGAAACTTGTTGTAGAGAGTGCAGCCGCCCCCATTGGAGACTGATTTAAAAGCTGGTACGTTTTTTTCATTCGTTCTAAATCTCTTTGCATCGTATCATAAATTGCTAACGTATAATGACCAAATGTTGTTGGCTGTGCCGGTTGTGTATGTGTATAAGCTGGCATGATCGTTTCCTTATGATCATCAGCAAGTTGCAGTACACTTTCTTGCAATAACAAATGCTGTTCTATCAATCGTAATACATATCGCCTTAAACTCATGCGATACATCGTTACGCCCATATCATTTCTACTTCTACCAATATGCATATTACTTACAAAATCGCATTTCGCTTCTTGAGAAATTAAATGTTCGACTAAAAAAAAGAGATCTTCCTGCTGCTCTGTATAGAGCAATTGCTCTTCTGGAATTCCCTCTACCTTTTTTAATGCGTGCAATATAACTTTAGCTTCTTCCTTTTTCATTAAATTTTCTTCCGTCAGCATCGTAATATGTGCTTTATGCACTTGAAACATATCTTTCAATAAGTAATTTCGTTGAAAATCAAATACATGTTGTAATACACAATCCACATATGTTTTTCCAGGGAAATCAGCGCCTTCACTCTTTATAAACTCTTCCTTACTCTGTTTCATCACCTTTTCCCCTCTCACCTAAGTATTACTACCCATCATACCCATTGATAGAAAAAAAGTGCCTGTACATAAAAATAAACTCGGTGCTCTCTGCACCGAGTTTATTTAATAAAAGTCGCATCATACTTATCACTTTGCAACACTTGGAAATGTAAGTTTGCTAAATGTTTCCGTATTTCTGCACTATCGTCTTCATTTAAATTGTTCGCCAAAAACACAATTTCTGTACAGTTTCCACGTTTATCCATAGCGTAAACCGCTTTTGTAACCGTCCATGGTGTGTAACCATTCTTTTGCCCAGCATGTCTAAATGTTTTACGATATTTCTTAGCACTCATGTCTGTTTCAACGATATTTGCCCACACTTTTTCTTCAGCTTCTGTCAAGCCACCTTTATGGTTTGCCTTTTGAAGTAATACCATATAATCATTTGCAGAAGCTGCTGGTAATCTATCTGACCAAATTTTGTCGTAACGTTCCTCTAAATAAAGCGGAATTTCCTTCTGTAATAATGGTCCCTTCTTCTTTAAGCGTTCATGAATAATCATCGAATATTCACGATATTGCTCTTGAGACATTTCTTTTAACTTTTTCTCTATTTTATATTTTGGAACATGTAATTCTTTATGCAAATATCCCGGGATATACAAAGATGAAACGATTGGAAATAGTGGTTGATGTGCAGGAAGTGATAAACTTTGTAAATTTCGATTGATGTTATCTAATCCTAACAATTCCATTAAGTATTCAGCATTTGCATTCGAACTAAACTTAACCATTCCTTTTGCCACTTCTTCTAAAGAAACCGCTCCTTCAGTTATCTTGCCCGTCTTCTCCAAATACTTTTGCCATCTATCTTGCGCACCACCATCTGTATTCGGCACATAATAGCGATTCACATCATTAATCGACACGAAACTAGAAGAATCAATTTTCCCTTCAGTAACTTGTTTCGTATATTCAAGCGCCACAATTAATTTCATCGTACTAGCAACTGGCAATACAACATTTGGGTTTACAGAATAAACAACTTTATCATTTCTCTTTACTAGAAGCGCACTATTTTTTTCATCTTTATGTTCTTCAATAAAAGATGCAATATACTGTGCATCATCATTATTTGAACTCCACACTTTTTTCACTAAAAAGTTACCCGATATTAGCAAAACAAAAATACCCACAATTACTGCGCATACTATAGTTTTTTTCAAGTAAAATTCCTCTCCTATTGTGTAACTCTTCTCTATTTATCATTTAAAAACAAAATAATGGAGATGGTCATTTACATAACCATCTCCATTATTTTAACTTGTATGCTCCTATTATGTCTACGTCATAAATTTCACAAAATCCTCAAGAAACTTTTTATAATGTAACGACCAACCAATTCGCACCCAATTTTTTAATGCTTTTGCATCAGGTTGAGGCCGAAAATCAGCAATACTCTCTCCTTTTGCAATTCCAGCTGTATCTACATCGACACGACGATATACATAATCTAAAAGGGATGGATTTGCCGCAACCATCATTGTAACGACGTCATGTACTGGACTTCCTTTTATTTTCGGATTTAACTTTCTATAAGCTTTATAATAGTACGTAAATATCGGCTCGATTAACTTATTAAAACTCGTTTTAGAGTGTTTCGTAATATATTTTACCATTTCCGGTGTAATAATTGCTTCAGATGTAACGTTAAGTGGCACTAATGTCACATTTTTGGCATTTTGCATAACTAATTGTGACGCAATGGGATCACCATGAAAATTCGCCTCTGCGACTGGTGTTACATTGCCAGGCATTAAGAAAGCACCGCCCATTATATAATATTCTTTCACATACTTCATCATCGGCTTTTCTAAAATAAATGCTGTCGCTAATGTTGTCGATCTACCAGCATCGACTATTATTAATTCTCCTTTATATTTTTCAAGAAGATCAAAAAATGTACAAAAAGGCTTTATATTTGGTGAAAAAGTTTTTGGAGGTTTAATTGGCCCTAAACCGTCTGTCCCATGAATTTCTGGATAATACGTCGTAATATCTCCGGATAAAGGAATTTTCGCACCATTAATAACAGGTATATCTTCCCGTCCTGCCATTTGCAATAAATATGCGGCATTACTTGTCGCCTTTTCTTGTGTTACATTTCCATATCCCGTTACTACACCAACAATATCAATATCAGGATGCAACAATCCATACATAATTGCTAAAGAGTCATCAATT
This DNA window, taken from Bacillus cereus ATCC 14579, encodes the following:
- a CDS encoding GNAT family N-acetyltransferase; this translates as MIQLHVYEEIFHFKEDVTPFLEKNEQENNLILGVLQMVQGPIFMGIAKQGEDIAVVFLQTEEKKQIIVATSEISGVAIEELAKELTKVYPDIPGLIGNKKIVQKLAEEIAVLENKKMNVAMEQGVYELNRVKKKCNANGLFRAVNNDELPLIEQWIYQFCEDVKLPTTKEEAKQTAYTLITTNRLFGLEVDGKLVSVAAKTRPTKNNITVNFVYTPKEARKKGYASKCVAALSQHMLDEGYKTTTLYTDLANPTSNKIYQEIGYEQIAESVLIFLEK
- the argH gene encoding argininosuccinate lyase, whose protein sequence is MKQSKEEFIKSEGADFPGKTYVDCVLQHVFDFQRNYLLKDMFQVHKAHITMLTEENLMKKEEAKVILHALKKVEGIPEEQLLYTEQQEDLFFLVEHLISQEAKCDFVSNMHIGRSRNDMGVTMYRMSLRRYVLRLIEQHLLLQESVLQLADDHKETIMPAYTHTQPAQPTTFGHYTLAIYDTMQRDLERMKKTYQLLNQSPMGAAALSTTSFPIKRERVAHLLGFTTVIENSYDAVAGADYLLEVSSLLMVMMTNTSRWIHDFLLLATKEYDGITVAKPYVQISSIMPQKRNPVSIEHARAITSSALGEAFTVFQMIHNTPFGDIVDTEDDLQPYLYKGIEKAIRVFCMMNAVILTMKVEEETLKSRSYKHAITITDFADVLTKNYEIPFRHAHHAASAIANMSLEQKKELHELHFKDVNMYLQEHFKINVLEKEWKEIISPEAFIQKRNVYGGPSKKEMKRMIKNRKESFRKEEDVFEKEKQRILQAENALNTLALNIIES
- a CDS encoding serine hydrolase; this encodes MKKTIVCAVIVGIFVLLISGNFLVKKVWSSNNDDAQYIASFIEEHKDEKNSALLVKRNDKVVYSVNPNVVLPVASTMKLIVALEYTKQVTEGKIDSSSFVSINDVNRYYVPNTDGGAQDRWQKYLEKTGKITEGAVSLEEVAKGMVKFSSNANAEYLMELLGLDNINRNLQSLSLPAHQPLFPIVSSLYIPGYLHKELHVPKYKIEKKLKEMSQEQYREYSMIIHERLKKKGPLLQKEIPLYLEERYDKIWSDRLPAASANDYMVLLQKANHKGGLTEAEEKVWANIVETDMSAKKYRKTFRHAGQKNGYTPWTVTKAVYAMDKRGNCTEIVFLANNLNEDDSAEIRKHLANLHFQVLQSDKYDATFIK
- a CDS encoding nucleoside hydrolase: MKKVLFLGDPGIDDSLAIMYGLLHPDIDIVGVVTGYGNVTQEKATSNAAYLLQMAGREDIPVINGAKIPLSGDITTYYPEIHGTDGLGPIKPPKTFSPNIKPFCTFFDLLEKYKGELIIVDAGRSTTLATAFILEKPMMKYVKEYYIMGGAFLMPGNVTPVAEANFHGDPIASQLVMQNAKNVTLVPLNVTSEAIITPEMVKYITKHSKTSFNKLIEPIFTYYYKAYRKLNPKIKGSPVHDVVTMMVAANPSLLDYVYRRVDVDTAGIAKGESIADFRPQPDAKALKNWVRIGWSLHYKKFLEDFVKFMT